The following proteins are encoded in a genomic region of Drosophila miranda strain MSH22 chromosome 4, D.miranda_PacBio2.1, whole genome shotgun sequence:
- the LOC108161980 gene encoding uncharacterized protein LOC108161980, which yields MSRSCCRAAAQRGDPTSCIPWCPRLEPMKACTCSSPQHQWWNRNCVIVRLLANAVDQSAANVCTFLYQLTLNLFSRILGPLAMGWNTLKVPFAMSDTFELYYGIFDENGDLRRPMAMKPFVLLLIMMKRFLCLPCRMMRPRDRTGHSPIMFCTKTMGVFTNPNVGPNPYGSPHKVPASDDIRAGLRRLGMPRSSSECSLDSDDMPYGYAPALCCCNVSGPSGPLPMSQRPAPGAGLPESEIQQACEKHYQESRDHNPPVCKKLSPGQVAKLQMKALSDFYEVVGQGKYNHRLLPAGLQGSPKPAISPCEKSNQGRAEGGHMPVVLSRSLMPPDSIKQQMIRAVGGYNEQHLLSVDEDPPNSNNGHGIASTDSKQDLEARRYPYVPSEDTSCDDWLEVISQRIRFRHRQLQGLEYRKESTDRRNPYMESEMESSSDDWVEAPVRHTRDPIREAIDKAPFIKLRSFLRRWESGSSSEPSTKIIYQRQPSAEKRLRQPSTGPPAQGLKKGEPKKRVRFIDSIKESFLTKFVQRKDQSKQKDARRNPVKPVDPTSAKKVPKRGLPAKEKDEGQKRKQRSLKKTESQPAERIWTVEDEIREKLHKRFAFKIQF from the coding sequence ATGTCTCGATCGTGCTGTCGGGCCGCTGCCCAGCGCGGTGATCCCACGAGCTGCATTCCCTGGTGTCCGCGTCTGGAGCCGATGAAGGCCTGCACCTGCTCGTCGCCGCAGCACCAGTGGTGGAACCGGAACTGTGTCATCGTCCGGCTGCTGGCCAACGCCGTCGACCAGTCCGCCGCGAATGTCTGCACGTTCCTCTACCAGCTCACCCTGAACCTGTTCAGCCGGATCCTGGGCCCACTGGCCATGGGCTGGAACACGCTGAAGGTGCCCTTCGCCATGTCCGACACCTTTGAGCTGTACTACGGCATCTTCGATGAGAATGGCGACCTGCGGCGACCCATGGCGATGAAGCCGTTCGTGCTTCTGCTCATCATGATGAAGCGCTTCCTGTGCCTCCCTTGTCGCATGATGCGGCCCAGGGACAGAACCGGACACAGTCCCATAATGTTCTGCACGAAGACGATGGGAGTGTTCACCAATCCGAATGTGGGACCCAACCCCTACGGCTCGCCCCATAAGGTCCCGGCGTCTGATGATATACGGGCAGGTCTAAGGAGACTGGGAATGCCCAGGTCTTCGTCTGAGTGTTCGTTGGATTCCGATGACATGCCCTACGGATACGCACCTGCCTTGTGCTGTTGCAATGTCTCCGGCCCCTCGGGACCCTTGCCCATGAGTCAAAGACCCGCTCCGGGCGCTGGACTACCGGAGAGTGAGATTCAACAGGCCTGCGAAAAGCATTACCAGGAATCCAGAGATCACAATCCTCCAGTTTGTAAAAAGCTTAGTCCCGGGCAAGTCGCGAAACTACAGATGAAGGCCCTTTCCGATTTCTACGAAGTCGTGGGCCAGGGCAAATACAACCACCGACTGCTGCCCGCTGGTCTTCAAGGCAGTCCCAAGCCAGCGATAAGTCCGTGCGAGAAGAGCAACCAAGGACGAGCTGAAGGAGGGCACATGCCGGTGGTGTTATCCCGGAGCTTGATGCCTCCAGACAGCATAAAGCAGCAGATGATTCGAGCCGTGGGTGGATACAACGAGCAACACCTGTTGTCCGTTGATGAGGACCCTCCGAATAGCAATAATGGACACGGCATTGCCTCAACGGATAGCAAGCAGGACCTTGAGGCCCGGAGATACCCGTACGTGCCATCCGAGGACACGTCCTGCGATGACTGGTTAGAGGTGATTAGCCAAAGGATCAGGTTCCGCCACAGGCAGTTGCAGGGTCTTGAATACAGAAAGGAATCTACCGATAGGAGGAACCCCTACATGGAGTCCGAGATGGAGTCTTCGAGCGATGACTGGGTGGAGGCGCCTGTCAGGCACACCCGAGACCCCATAAGAGAAGCGATTGATAAGGCACCGTTCATTAAGCTAAGATCTTTTCTACGGAGATGGGAGAGCGGTTCCAGCAGCGAACCCTCGACTAAAATAATCTATCAAAGACAACCTTCCGCGGAGAAACGTCTGCGCCAACCATCGACTGGGCCGCCAGCCCAAGGCCTCAAGAAAGGTGAACCAAAAAAGCGTGTCCGGTTCATCGATTCCATCAAAGAAAGTTTCCTAACGAAATTCGTACAAAGAAAGGACCAATCGAAGCAGAAAGATGCCCGAAGAAACCCGGTCAAGCCTGTGGATCCTACCAGTGCAAAGAAGGTACCAAAGCGAGGACTCCCAGCCAAGGAAAAAGATGAGGGCCAAAAGCGAAAGCAAAGGAGTCTAAAGAAAACCGAAAGCCAGCCAGCAGAACGGATCTGGACAGTGGAAGATGAGATCAGGGAAAAACTACACAAACGCTTCGCTTTTAAGATACAATTTTAA
- the LOC108161981 gene encoding uncharacterized protein LOC108161981 — MCHSHRRLKRSDEKLPPCVQWPRKRCPPPDPATCDELQRRGLKRSADECRWHYWSHRNDLAVRQLAKLLEGCPEKVAGFLFDLTLQNYNRLLHPRRCGYSACHVPYCHPYVCERYMGIFDDQGNLRDPTHPRSLFQLLSLLQNFLKGQTPGCEPLPFDSSLRVEERAPVVRHRSMIGTRCFRWGVTELNGHSRPMQSKQKGKKSPGQLKRKEDDEKLEESKRYEEIRESLEIFPHYRVPGKDGDAVSFYSQDLSDDSRYQLMIDEKGRRRGMGSHSAQLGNLRSEQALYLKRLIAKMNEKRRLEKDPQKVMRALSQLDLEDGEQAQDQKTRRNEAVAELSNFYTKTVSSERAKTPHALGRPRKYYGEPIPVLYHEPFDSTKEWTWIRRHPSQGRLLADGKLGFDEIKRYRRESVENEMERGRARWSIHSAFSLPSSPKKARSSINSRLGQKKPKK, encoded by the coding sequence ATGTGCCACAGCCATCGCCGACTCAAGCGCAGCGATGAAAAGCTCCCACCGTGCGTGCAATGGCCACGAAAGAGATGCCCCCCGCCCGATCCGGCGACCTGCGACGAGCTCCAGCGGCGGGGATTGAAACGGTCCGCCGATGAGTGCCGGTGGCACTACTGGAGCCATCGCAACGATCTGGCTGTGCGGCAGCTGGCGAAGCTGCTTGAAGGATGCCCCGAGAAAGTTGCCGGCTTCCTATTCGATCTGACACTTCAAAACTACAATCGGCTGCTCCATCCCAGGCGCTGTGGCTACAGTGCCTGTCACGTGCCCTACTGTCATCCGTACGTCTGTGAACGATACATGGGCATCTTCGATGATCAGGGGAATCTGAGGGATCCCACACATCCCAGGAGTTTGTTCCAGCTCCTGAGTCTGTTGCAGAACTTCCTCAAGGGCCAAACTCCTGGATGTGAGCCACTGCCCTTCGATTCCAGCCTCAGAGTAGAAGAACGAGCACCCGTTGTACGCCACCGATCCATGATCGGAACAAGATGTTTCAGATGGGGAGTCACTGAATTAAATGGACACTCCAGGCCTATGCAAAGCAAACAAAAGGGAAAGAAATCCCCAGGACAGCTTAAACGAAAAGAAGACGACGAAAAGTTGGAAGAATCCAAGAGATACGAGGAAATACGCGAATCCCTGGAAATATTCCCGCATTACAGAGTGCCCGGCAAGGACGGGGATGCTGTGTCGTTTTATTCGCAAGACCTGAGCGACGACTCGAGGTACCAGCTGATGATAGACGAGAAGGGCAGACGTCGCGGCATGGGCAGTCACTCCGCTCAGCTCGGCAATCTGCGCTCCGAGCAGGCCCTGTATCTGAAACGCCTCATAGCGAAAATGAACGAGAAGCGACGGCTGGAAAAGGATCCCCAGAAGGTCATGCGGGCCCTGAGCCAGCTCGATCTGGAGGACGGCGAGCAGGCACAGGACCAGAAGACCCGCCGCAACGAGGCGGTCGCTGAACTCTCGAATTTCTACACGAAAACCGTGAGCAGCGAGCGGGCAAAGACCCCCCATGCGTTGGGACGCCCCAGGAAGTACTACGGAGAACCGATACCCGTTCTGTACCACGAACCATTCGATTCGACCAAGGAGTGGACGTGGATACGCCGCCATCCCAGCCAGGGCCGGCTCCTGGCCGACGGCAAGCTAGGATTCGACGAGATCAAACGTTACAGGCGCGAGTCCGTGGAGAATGAGATGGAAAGAGGCCGTGCCCGATGGTCGATACACAGTGCCTTTAGTCTGCCGAGTTCTCCCAAAAAGGCACGAAGTTCTATCAATTCCAGGCTGGGACAGAAGAAGCCCAAGAAATAG